AATTGGCTGCCGGCGCATCGACCGGTGCAACTGGAGCGACCGCGTTGGGATCAATGCCGTGCTCGATTGTGTCTGCCGCGAGCAGCGCCTGGTTAACCCAGCTTTTGGGGAGGGGAGCATAGCCGGGCGGCAGTTCACCAACATCACTGCCCGGGGTCTGTCCTTCGCCAACCGCATACCGGATGAGGTTCGCATAGACAGCGCGCTGCGCGGCGTCGGTCTGCTGCGGGTTCAACGCCGCATACACGGGCATCGCGAGCGGGTACGCAGTGGGCGCCGCCTTTGCGGACGCGGACTCGAAGTCGAGGGCCAGCACCTTCGGTTGTGCCGTCGGAGTCATCGCCGCCGCTGCTGCTGCCAGACCATCCTGAGTGGGCGCGACGAATTGACCCGCGGGGTTGCGCAATTGCGCGGTTACCGTCTCATAGAGGCGAGCCGCTGGACTGCTGGTTACCCCGATCACCTTTTGGCTACCGAACAACTCGGGCACGGACTTGCCGTACTTCGGGGGGACGGAGAACTTGTCCCATGCCCCCAGGATCTGGCCGTCGCCACGGAGCACCCGGTGGGCGGAATCGGCGAAATCGGTCGTGTACGGGCGCCACGTTACGAGGTTGACAGGGCCTGTGCCGTTCGCCGGGTCCAACTGCGTGCTATCCGGCTTCTCGACCGGATCGGCTTTGGGGAAGGAATCAGCCGGGAGTCCAAGTGCGAGCCCCGTCGGGTTGATGTCCGGATTAGTCGAGTAATACGGGTTGACAATCATGCCCCAAGGATCCGGATTGCCCGCAAGCCAGTCAGTCGCCTCCGCGTCTGAGAGAACGTACTCCCACACTCGCACCGCCAGATCGGACCTGCCGGAGGGTGTGACGGCGTCCGCGACCGATGCCCCGATCATGTTCTGCGCCGCCCATTCGCTGTCGTTGAACTGCAGAAAATCGGGATCCTGAACGATCGTCCGCGGGTTCTCACCCGGCTCCTCAAAACTCTCGTATCCAATGTGCGACTTGTCGGAGTCCCTGGGGAGTGCGTCCACGTACGACGCCGTCAGCAGCTTGGCCACCAGCCGTGGCGTCAGCTTCATTTCGGTGAGCGGCAGTCCCGCACGCGCTTCGTACTCCGTCCCTGCCCCAAACTTGGGCTGTCGATCGATCGCAAATGAGATCGCAACGCTTGAAACCGATACCGCCGCATAGGCGAGAGGATCCGTGGTTCCGCTGATAACTTCAGGGTCAAGTGGACGCGAGGTGAACGCGAGAGGGCTGGGTGCGGTGCCTGCAGCACGCCGAAGTGCATCGGCCTCATTGCCCTTACTGAGCACGAACGGCGATCCGTTCTCGCCGAGGCAGAGAGCTGGCTGCCATGACGCCATCGCTTCAGCTATGAGTTCACTTCCGGCGAGCTGACGCTCCGCTGCGCCGATCTGGCACCTCACGCCGAGCGGCTTGAACTCGAGTTTCACAGCGACGTGATGCTGCCAAGCGTCCCACCACAAGCCCGACTTGTTGATAAGAGACTGGCCTGAATCCCCAGTGCCACGTGGGATAACGACAAGCCAGCACGACTCCCCGACCGTCGCACCGCCAGGCGATGTTACCGGCGTTCCACACCCGAGCCCGGGTGATTGCATGGCGGTCTGGACCTCAAATGGGACGGACCCCGACCCGTCCACGCCGGCTGGTGCCCACTTCACCTCGTTGGTCATAAGCGCCGTGAAGAACGGGTTCATATTCAGATCGACGAACTCGTTGTCGGGCTTGACGATCGGCTGTCCGTCCGACCCGGTCTTCAGGTTGGTTAGCACGCGATCGGCGGGCGCTTTCTCCTCATCCACCTCCCGCGCGGCGTTGTATGCCACGAAGGGTATCCCTGTGTACGCGGCATACCCGAGGTCGGCAGAGTACTTCGCGTCTCGCTCAGCAATGTGTTCCACGAGCGTGGTTCCGTCACGCTTGGCGCCCCAGCCCAGAGTGCCACCGTACTGACAGGTGCGCCGGTCGGGATGGCCCGGATTGTCCGGGTCCTCTCCCCAGCACTGCGCGATCTGCAGGAAGTTGGTTCCACCCACGGTTCCGCTCGGCGGCGTCGACTTCTTTCCCCCAGTCCAGCTCAGCCGGATGCCCTGCGACACCAGATCCTTAGTCTGCGAGATCGTGACTTCGAGATCAGGGAAAGGTGTTCCGACTGGGTTCAGCGCGTCGTCCTTGCTGGCGAGAGTCACCGCACTCGAGGTGAGCATGTCCTCCGCGGCATGGGCGGGATCCGCAGGCACCGTCGCGGCGGTACCGCCGACGATCATCGCGACCAAGAGTCCGACGGCGACGCCCGACACACTCGCGAGCCCCCACTCGGACCGCCGCCTCATCCGGCTCACTTCGCGCTTCCCGCGGTTGGCGCAACAGTCGAAGCAGCGGGTTTGATGCGGCGCGCCAGTAACGGCGGCACACCGATCGCCAGCAACAGCAGAACGACCGCGCCAAGCATCACCGATTGCTGCCACCCCCAACCGTCGTCATCGAGCGTGAACGGTGAGGCGATCGCCGTGCCGACGATTCCGCCGGTGCCACCCGAGATCAGGTTGCCGTTCTCGTCATACACGGGTGCCGCCGCGACCCCGTCGACAGCAGCGGCGTCACCGCCAGCGGCTCCACCAGCCGCAGCGCCCCCTCCAGCACCCGCCGCGGATCCGCCCGAACCTGAACCGGTAACGGCGGTTTCCTGCTTGGCACCGGCGGTACCGGTGACGCACTGGTTCGGCCCCTTCTTGTCGCATTCGGCGGGCTGCGCCGCGGTTAGCGCCAGCTGGTTGTTGTTTGGCGAGTCACCGGGCTTGAAGGTCGGGTTATTGCACTTGTTCGGGTCGACGCTCGCGCCGCCAGCACCGGGGATGCGCTTGATCTGATCGAAGCCTGCGAGCACCAGGTTCATCGGCAGCGGCGAGTACCCGAGGTCCTCGGCTTGCTGCTGGCCTTCGCACAGCATGTAACTGGCGAAGGCGCCGAGCGTCGCACCCTTGGGTTCGGTGAACACGCCGCCAACCTCGGTCGGCACGATCATGTACGAGTAGCTCGACAGCGGGTAGGTTCGCGGGTCCGTGCTGTTGTAGACGCCGTCAAGGATCTGCGTCAGGTAGTCGGCCGAGCCCGCGTTCGTGTTGATCTGAGCTTGGAGCAGCGCCACTGCCACCGAGTCTGCGGTGGGCTCAACATAGTGGTCGGACGCGTTCAGCACCTTGGCGACAGGGAAGCCCGACTCAAGCGCGTAGGAGTACTCGACGTAGGTGATCGCACCCTCGCCGTAGTTCTGGCTGACATAGCCGGCGACGCCGGATGAGCCGCTCTGCCCCTTCGCGTTCCCGAAGAGCGGATACTGCGACGTCAACCCACACGGGTTGGGCCGGTTCACCGACGCGCAGAACTCGTTCCAGAGCGACGGATGCTGCTTCGACATCCACAACGAGAATTGGGCCGTCGATCCCGAGCCGTCCGAGCGGACAA
The Diaminobutyricimonas sp. LJ205 genome window above contains:
- the pstS gene encoding phosphate ABC transporter substrate-binding protein PstS, producing the protein MTPRKRRLSRLIAAFGVALMAVGVAMPSHAATWEVITGTGSTWSQNALDQWRSNVASNYGMTVNYSGVGSSAGRRDFIQGSIDYAVSEIPFQSRPEDNSAPETPPRGYAYMPIVAGGTAFMYHLNIGGKRVTNLRLSGETITKIFTGKITKWNDAAIAADNPGLAMPDKGIVPVVRSDGSGSTAQFSLWMSKQHPSLWNEFCASVNRPNPCGLTSQYPLFGNAKGQSGSSGVAGYVSQNYGEGAITYVEYSYALESGFPVAKVLNASDHYVEPTADSVAVALLQAQINTNAGSADYLTQILDGVYNSTDPRTYPLSSYSYMIVPTEVGGVFTEPKGATLGAFASYMLCEGQQQAEDLGYSPLPMNLVLAGFDQIKRIPGAGGASVDPNKCNNPTFKPGDSPNNNQLALTAAQPAECDKKGPNQCVTGTAGAKQETAVTGSGSGGSAAGAGGGAAAGGAAGGDAAAVDGVAAAPVYDENGNLISGGTGGIVGTAIASPFTLDDDGWGWQQSVMLGAVVLLLLAIGVPPLLARRIKPAASTVAPTAGSAK